From Daucus carota subsp. sativus chromosome 6, DH1 v3.0, whole genome shotgun sequence, the proteins below share one genomic window:
- the LOC108227131 gene encoding protein WEAK CHLOROPLAST MOVEMENT UNDER BLUE LIGHT 1, whose amino-acid sequence MESAESVEDSSLPESSLASVNKDQPCTEVPKIGDTGVKVVLELRVSVTGGSNLVNVQDPSSSMTPQQGQGLLGENAGVERTQNHEGFVTAAYPRLRVRKDSIDRLPEEQKVSGTEPPGYVAIYPQIKVSEGISEEEASVSSSNSESLSDSQDEENIASSSEYNIVTEKTTEGSSCNRNYVQHQYVFDLPITVEQDASSTSGRAGIVDFEDEFREFNSSNTPVTKAKSKLSSSQDGDFVTYAQGRVSNVNKIPASASQVRGTKSRHRRQIYGEVSQANHADHIDTAAPYESAKGVVIKFGGIVKWNPHIVQRVEKRKAIEEELEAVHREVQWFRKQSEAAENDKVKVLKALKSSKRLIEELNLYLERAQMEELQANQDFELASLMVVEMEQGIADEARNAAKAQFEVAKARHDAALSELETVKEELITVRKGYATLVTERDLAVKKAEEAIFALKDIKKAVEELTAELISTRDSLESQHATLLEAEKQKNGAALALEQDTSDWEKEKKQVEEEFMKLHQNILLAKDLKSKLDAASALLRDLNFELAAYMDSDMSLESEEHSSGKIVGQDKETHSHIQTEVSLAKKKYEEVKLDIEETKEEIRLLKAAATSLNSKLESEKFELAALEQREGMASVAVASIEDELSRTIDEIAMVQVKEREAREKMGELPKKLQKASEEADHEKSHAHAAHGELQKAQEEVEYAKAAASTVQSRLLAAQKEIEASKASEKHALAALSALQETGAVQTLNNDQITSEVTLPLEDYNELNKQAQDAEEQGNQRIADALSLVEKAKETELQNLTKLEKVNSELATQKDRLEFAREKAEKAKEEKLGIERELRKWRAEHEERRKADKSSRGAVIPSKSPEASFEGKITEVSENSNPPSFEVKNAAQYLNKAPSAAVATQHTQSPVVYEPRRSESDSFADGSLAKKKKKSKFFRFFSFSGKRKKKTPS is encoded by the exons ATGGAGAGCGCGGAAAGTGTTGAAGATAGCTCTCTTCCTGAATCATCACTAGCTTCCGTAAACAAGGATCAACCGTGTACTGAAGTTCCTAAAATTGGTGATACTGGTGTGAAGGTTGTACTTGAATTGCGCGTATCAGTGACAGGCGGCTCAAATTTGGTCAATGTGCAAGATCCTTCCAGTAGCATGACTCCTCAACAGGGCCAAGGTCTTCTGGGAGAAAACGCAGGTGTAGAGAGAACACAAAATCACGAGGGCTTTGTAACTGCAGCGTATCCTAGGCTTAGAGTTAGGAAAGATTCTATCGACAGACTTCCAGAGGAGCAGAAAGTCAGTGGGACTGAACCTCCGGGGTATGTGGCTATATATCCTCAGATTAAAGTTTCAGAAGGTATATCTGAAGAGGAAGCCTCAGTTTCATCAAGTAACAGTGAAAGTCTAAGTGATTCTCAAGATGAGGAGAATATAGCATCTTCTTCAGAGTACAATATTGTGACAGAAAAAACAACGGAAGGAAGTTCATGTAATAGAAATTATGTCCAACACCAATATGTTTTTGACTTGCCTATTACAGTTGAGCAGGATGCATCGTCTACTTCAGGTAGAGCGGGCATAGTAGATTTTGAAGACGAATTCAGGGAATTCAATTCATCAAATACGCCAGTAACGAAAGCAAAGAGTAAATTATCATCATCACAAGATGGTGATTTTGTTACTTATGCTCAAGGTCGGGTTAGTAATGTAAACAAAATTCCAGCATCAGCCTCTCAGGTGAGGGGAACTAAGTCTCGTCATAGGAGACAGATATATGGTGAGGTTTCGCAGGCCAATCACGCAGATCATATTGATACAGCAGCACCATACGAATCTGCTAAGGGAGTAGTCATCAAGTTTGGGGGAATTGTTAAGTGGAATCCCCATATAGTGCAGAGAGTGGAG AAGCGAAAAGCGATAGAAGAAGAACTTGAGGCCGTGCATCGGGAGGTACAATGGTTTAGGAAACAGTCCGAGGCTGCTGAAAATGACAAAGTGAAAGTTTTGAAGGCGCTCAAGAGCAGTAAGAGACTTATCGAAGAATTGAATCTGTACCTAGAGAGAGCACAAATGGAAGAGCTTCAAGCAAACCAGGACTTTGAACTGGCAAGCCTCATGGTGGTAGAGATGGAACAAGGAATTGCTGATGAGGCTCGTAATGCAGCTAAGGCACAGTTTGAGGTTGCTAAAGCAAGGCATGATGCTGCTTTATCGGAGCTGGAAACTGTAAAAGAAGAGTTGATTACAGTACGGAAAGGTTATGCTACTCTCGTAACTGAAAGAGATTTGGCTGTGAAAAAAGCTGAAGAGGCCATTTTTGCATTGAAAGATATTAAAAAGGCAGTTGAGGAATTGACTGCTGAGCTGATTTCAACAAGAGACTCTCTAGAATCTCAGCATGCTACTCTTTTAGAAGCCGAGAAACAAAAAAATGGGGCAGCTTTGGCATTAGAGCAAGATACTTCTGATtgggaaaaggaaaagaagcaGGTAGAAGAGGAGTTCATGAAACTACATCAGAATATTCTTTTAGCAAAGGACCTCAAGTCAAAACTAGATGCTGCTTCAGCTTTGCTACGGGACTTGAACTTTGAGTTAGCTGCATATATGGACTCAGACATGAGCTTAGAGTCTGAAGAACATTCAAGTGGCAAAATTGTTGGGCAGGACAAAGAGACACATAGTCATATACAAACAGAGGTCTCTTTGGCTAAAAAGAAGTATGAAGAAGTGAAACTCGACATTGAAGAAACAAAGGAGGAAATTAGATTGTTAAAAGCTGCTGCCACTTCACTAAATTCAAAATTAGAAAGTGAAAAATTTGAACTAGCTGCCCTTGAGCAGAGAGAAGGAATGGCATCAGTTGCAGTTGCATCTATTGAAGATGAGCTCAGCAGGACTATAGATGAGATTGCTATGGTTCAAGTAAAGGAGAGAGAAGCGAGAGAGAAGATGGGGGAGCTGCCCAAGAAATTACAAAAGGCTTCTGAAGAAGCAGATCACGAAAAGTCACATGCTCATGCGGCTCACGGAGAGCTCCAAAAGGCACAGGAGGAAGTGGAGTATGCAAAGGCTGCTGCAAGTACTGTACAGAGTAGATTACTTGCAGCTCAAAAGGAGATAGAGGCTTCAAAGGCATCAGAAAAGCATGCTCTAGCAGCTCTCAGTGCACTGCAAGAGACCGGAGCAGTTCAAACTCTCAACAATGATCAAATAACATCTGAAGTTACACTTCCGCTAGAGGACTACAATGAGCTGAATAAGCAGGCCCAAGATGCAGAAGAGCAGGGTAACCAGAGAATTGCTGACGCCCTCTCTCTGGTCGAGAAAGCAAAAGAAACTGAGCTGCAAAACTTGACCAAATTGGAGAAAGTTAATTCGGAATTAGCTACTCAGAAGGACAGATTAGAATTCGCAAGGGAGAAGGCAGAAAAGGCCAAGGAAGAGAAACTGGGCATAGAACGGGAACTGAGAAAGTGGAGGGCTGAACATGAGGAACGAcgaaaagctgataagtctagTCGAGGAGCTGTTATTCCAAGTAAGAGCCCTGAAGCAAGTTTTGAGGGTAAAATTACGGAGGTGAGTGAAAATAGTAATCCACCAAGCTTTGAGGTGAAAAATGCAGCGCAATATCTTAACAAGGCACCAAGTGCTGCTGTAGCTACTCAACACACGCAAAGCCCAGTAGTATATGAGCCACGACGCAGTGAATCTGATTCATTTGCTGATGGGAGTCttgcaaagaaaaaaaagaagtccaaattttttcggtttttctcgTTTTCGggcaaaaggaaaaaaaaaacaccatcCTAG
- the LOC108224693 gene encoding abscisic acid 8'-hydroxylase CYP707A1, whose product MENGAILLYLSFSFLLALLSYILLKRNKRDGQQRKELPPGSMGWPYIGQTLQLYSQDPSVFFANKQKRYGEIFKTHLLGCPCIMLASPEASRMVLTTQAHLFKPTYPKSKESLIGPSALFFHQGDYHARLRKLVQSSLSPEAIRNLVPGIGAVASSALDSWASTHVISTFTEMKKASFEVGILAIFGHLETHYKHELKKNYSIVDGGYNSFPSRLPGTPYKKALLARKRLSEILSEIIHERKEKRSDEKDLLGCLLNFKDEHGEILNEDQIADNIIGVLFAAQDTTASVMTWILKYLYDNPKLLETVTAEQMAIHMSNNENDSHLTWVQTRNMPVTQKVISETLRMASIISFTFREAVADVEYKGYLIPKGWKVLPLFRNIHHSAEFFTSPQEFNPSRFENPPKPNTFMPFGSGVHACPGNELAKLEMLVMIHHLVTKFRWEVVGSAAGIQYGPFPVPMHGLPARFWRKSTI is encoded by the exons ATGGAAAATGGTGcaattcttttatatttaagttttagctttcttcttgcattgctctCTTATATATTACTTAAAAGAAACAAGAGAGATGGGCAGCAAAGAAAAGAGCTCCCTCCTGGTTCAATGGGGTGGCCATATATTGGACAAACTCTTCAGCTCTACTCTCAAGATCCAAGTGTGTTCTTTGCTAACAAACAGAAAAG GtatggtgaaattttcaagactCATTTACTTGGTTGTCCCTGTATCATGCTGGCTAGCCCGGAGGCGTCGCGGATGGTTCTGACCACTCAGGCTCATTTGTTCAAGCCAACTTACCCCAAGAGCAAGGAAAGCTTGATTGGACCATCTGCACTGTTTTTCCACCAAGGAGACTATCATGCTCGTCTCCGAAAACTGGTTCAGAGCTCTCTATCCCCTGAAGCAATTCGGAACTTGGTACCCGGTATAGGAGCTGTTGCAAGCTCTGCCCTTGATTCTTGGGCCAGCACTCATGTCATTAGTACCTTCACTGAAATGAAAAAG GCTTCTTTTGAAGTGGGGATACTGGCTATTTTTGGCCACTTGGAGACTCATTACAAGCATGAGCTGAAGAAGAACTATAGCATAGTGGATGGAGGATACAACTCTTTTCCTTCCAGATTACCAGGAACTCCGTACAAAAAGGCCCTACTG GCCAGGAAGAGGTTAAGTGAGATTCTTAGTGAGATTATTCATGAAAGAAAAGAGAAGAGGTCAGATGAGAAGGACCTTCTGGGCTGTCTTTTAAACTTCAAAGATGAGCATGGTGAAATCCTAAATGAAGATCAAATTGCTGATAACATTATAGGAGTTCTTTTCGCGGCTCAGGACACCACAGCCAGTGTCATGACATGGATCCTCAAGTACCTCTATGATAATCCAAAGCTTCTGGAGACGGTAACG GCTGAGCAGATGGCAATTCACATGTCAAATAATGAAAATGATTCTCATTTGACATGGGTTCAGACAAGAAACATGCCTGTTACTCAAAAG GTGATTTCAGAGACCTTGAGAATGGCAAGCATTATATCTTTTACATTTAGAGAAGCTGTGGCTGATGTGGAATACAAAG GGTACCTAATTCCAAAAGGGTGGAAGGTTCTGCCTTTGTTCAGAAACATTCATCACAGTGCAGAATTTTTCACCAGCCCTCAGGAGTTTAATCCTTCAAGATTTGAG AATCCACCTAAACCTAATACATTCATGCCATTCGGCAGTGGCGTCCATGCCTGTCCAGGAAATGAGCTAGCCAAGTTGGAGATGCTCGTTATGATTCACCACCTCGTCACTAAATTCAG GTGGGAAGTCGTGGGATCTGCAGCAGGGATCCAGTATGGACCATTTCCAGTTCCCATGCATGGCCTTCCTGCAAGATTTTGGAGAAAATCTACCATCTGA
- the LOC108225405 gene encoding sterol carrier protein 2 — translation MAKSSLKSAALMEQMKAHLSTDAGKDIVKKLNLVFQLNIAPKKIGFNEEIFVVDLKKGEVTQGPYEGGKPDATFSFTDEDFIKIASGKMNPQIAFMRGAIKIKGSMSAATKFTPDIFPKPSKM, via the exons ATGGCTAAGAGCTCTCTGAAATCAGCTGCCCTGATGGAGCAGATGAAGGCCCACCTCTCCACCGACGCCGGCAAAGATATCGTCAAGAAACTCAATCTTGTTTTTCAACTCAATATTGCCCCCAAG AAAATTGGGTTTAATGAGGAAATATTTGTTGTTGATCTCAAGAAAGGAGAGGTTACCCAAG GCCCATATGAAGGCGGGAAGCCCGATGCTACCTTTTCTTTCACCGATgaagattttattaaaatagcTTCAGGGAAAATGAATCCCCAAATTGCTTTTATGAG GGGTGCCATAAAGATCAAAGGCAGTATGAGTGCAGCTACAAAGTTCACTCCTGACATATTCCCAAAGCCTTCTAAGATGTGA
- the LOC108192765 gene encoding uncharacterized protein LOC108192765, with amino-acid sequence MMLRVLSRNLTRRRLIPFPLLLRRRTFSSPPPPSTVKPPGEKIASNSQNAPAIHHNHTMTPLPSLSSSRTTLLALSATLISTFYLLSLTRPDPPDSGPDHSPLNHDLHNAINRIVNKMKQTGVAATVLWKSLTSVLCSANHEVRSGFESKVAALLADIAAANESRRLALVGAGGGAVVDWLIQMVARTGDSSGTQAESARALAYLIADPNVCEAVFERPHVVPSLLRFIFSTQPSKKQTRSSSFDNSDSLKGKSMLIAAIMDIVTANCESADKVVFKPSLPGNAEMRDIAAAIEVIEEGGLHLDEASGSDEDGDGKVKGIGMKVLGGTSVIGLARSNGLVELMHLDNAQYESIRSTPKTTSFNKIDDSLSQASLSSAAIPGLWDDLHSQHIAVPFAAWALANWAMASEANRSHIQELDCDGNAVMTALIAPERSVKWHGSLVARLLLEDQNLPLNESVSDWCLSLLSTVSQASKAEDIPLTQMALSAFLISIKRSPEAQKVAVEKGLHQMRETVKRTTKHKPTQEALAKVLELLSTGEMHLSIEESQKWSAILFPWVFDKNSTEAMRSSAINIFSCILEDHGPFSVPISQGWLAILLTDVLGSQKLKSKGSKLLKSGQVKTQIDQSNIVAATQIANQLTDSVVNLAGNQLGRATDSDESFPLADLLSLEPFVGPFKSLNKDNLPKTNAADSAIATLKGIKALTDICSEDPLCQNKMVDFGVLCLLRRFLLRDDYEKLAANETYDASRAMEAEERISSVPGEHTVANSTDSTSVRVPPTAHIRRHSARLLTILSILPNVQKVILEDKTWCDWLENCANGKIAGSNDLKTQSYARAILLNVLCNDINFRGSVNEDISNKKNSCSQFTDMIYLINPEKPHWKCPEREFVSPTKKQDSRVTGVVDYDDSEDKPLARVENDNNFSAAGESCKGSDIPVLDIVFVHGLRGGPFKTWRLADDKSSTKSGLVEKIDEEAGKQGTFWPGEWLSSDFPYARMFSLRYKTNLTQWSGASLPLQEVSAMLLQKLIAAGIGDRPVVFVTHSMGGLVVKQMLHQAKAKHNDGLVKNTVGVVFYSCPHFGSRLADMPWRMGLVFRPAPTIGELRSGSPRLIELNNFIRQLYKKGALDVLSFCETKVTPIVEGYGGWAFRMEIVPIESAYPGYGELVVLESTDHVNSCKPLSRIDPSYKETLDFLYKLKKHMR; translated from the exons ATGATGCTTCGCGTTCTCTCGCGTAACCTTACACGACGTCGTTTAATCCCCTTCCCTCTCCTCCTCCGCCGCCGCACTTTCTCATCTCCACCACCGCCTTCCACCGTAAAACCGCCCGGCGAAAAAATCGCCAGTaattcccaaaatgcccctgccaTTCACCACAATCACACAATGACCCCTCTGCCATCTCTCTCATCCTCACGCACCACTCTTCTTGCTCTTTCCGCAACCCTAATCTCCACATTTTACCTCCTCTCCctgacccgacccgacccgccTGACTCCGGACCCGATCACAGCCCACTCAATCACGACCTCCACAACGCAATCAACAGAATCGTTAACAAGATGAAGCAAACAGGCGTCGCCGCGACGGTGCTGTGGAAGTCATTGACGTCGGTGTTGTGCTCGGCGAATCACGAAGTTAGGTCCGGTTTCGAGTCGAAAGTTGCGGCTTTATTGGCTGACATTGCGGCCGCGAATGAGAGTAGGAGACTTGCGCTTGTCGGTGCGGGCGGTGGAGCTGTGGTTGATTGGCTTATACAAATGGTTGCGAGGACAGGGGATAGTAGTGGCACACAGGCGGAGTCAGCTAGGGCTTTGGCGTATTTGATTGCTGATCCTAATGTTTGCGAGGCGGTTTTTGAAAGGCCTCATGTTGTCCCCAGTTTACTTAGGTTTATTTTTTCTACTCAGCCGTCGAAAAAG CAAACGAGAAGTAGTTCATTCGATAATTCTGATTCTTTGAAAGGTAAAAGCATGCTCATAGCAGCAATTATGGATATTGTTACTGCCAATTGTGAGAGTGCAGACAAAGTGGTATTCAAGCCATCTCTACCTGGAAATGCTGAAATGAGAGATATTGCTGCAGCCATTGAAGTTATCGAGGAAGGCGGTTTGCATTTGGATGAGGCATCTGGAAGTGATGAGGATGGTGATGGTAAGGTAAAGGGTATTGGAATGAAAGTTCTTGGAGGCACATCAGTAATAGGACTTGCTAGAAGTAATGGTCTTGTGGAATTGATGCACTTAGATAATGCTCAATATGAATCAATTAGAAGTACTCCCAAAACTACTTCGTTTAACAAAATAGATGATTCCTTATCACAAGCAAGTTTGTCATCAGCTGCTATACCTGGGCTCTGGGATGATTTACATTCTCAGCACATTGCTGTGCCTTTTGCTGCATGGGCTTTAGCAAACTGGGCTATGGCATCAGAAGCGAACAGGTCCCATATTCAGGAACTGGATTGTGATGGAAATGCTGTCATGACTGCTTTGATTGCTCCTGAAAGATCCGTAAAATGGCATGGAAGTTTAGTAGCCCGATTGCTATTGGAGGATCAAAATCTTCCGTTGAATGAATCTGTTTCGGATTGGTGTCTTAGTCTTCTATCTACAGTATCACAAGCGAGTAAAGCCGAAGACATCCCTTTAACTCAAATGGCTTTGTCCGCGTTCCTGATTTCTATCAAAAGAAGCCCCGAGGCACAGAAAGTAGCTGTGGAGAAAGGTCTGCATCAGATGAGAGAAACTGTTAAGAGGACAACGAAGCATAAGCCCACACAAGAAGCACTGGCGAAAGTGTTAGAACTACTTAGTACTGGAGAAATGCACTTGTCTATTGAAGAAAGTCAAAAGTGGTCTGCTATTTTATTTCCATGGGTTTTCGAtaaaaattcaactgaagctATGAGATCTTCAGCCATTAACATCTTTTCATGCATTCTTGAAGATCATGGGCCGTTTTCTGTGCCAATTTCTCAAGGATGGTTGGCTATTTTGCTGACTGATGTTCTAGGATCCCAGAAATTAAAGTCAAAAGGCAGCAAGCTGCTAAAATCCGGCCAAGTAAAG ACTCAGATTGATCAGTCAAATATCGTTGCTGCCACACAAATAGCTAATCAATTGACAGATTCTGTTGTTAATTTAGCGGGAAATCAATTAGGAAGGGCAACTGACAGTGATGAGAGTTTTCCACTTGCAGACCTTCTATCACTTGAACCATTTGTTGGGCCATTTAAGAGTTTGAATAAAGACAATCTGCCCAAAACTAATGCTGCAGATTCTGCTATAGCCACTCTTAAGGGAATCAAAGCCCTGACTGATATATGTTCAGAAGACCCTCTTTGTCAAAACAAGATGGTTGATTTTGGTGTATTGTGTTTGCTTAGGCGTTTTCTGTTGCGAGACGATTATGAGAAACTTGCTGCAAATGAAACATATGATGCATCACGGGCGATGGAAGCCGAGGAGCGCATCTCAAGTGTTCCTGGCGAACATACTGTTGCTAATAGCACTGATTCAACTAGTGTCCGAGTTCCACCAACTGCCCACATTCGCAGGCATTCTGCTCGTTTGCTAACTATTCTTTCAATTTTACCAAATGTTCAGAAagttattttagaagataaaACATGGTGTGATTGGCTTGAAAACTGTGCTAATGGTAAAATTGCTGGTTCTAATGACCTGAAAACTCAAAGTTATGCCCGAGCGATACTATTAAATGTTCTTTGTAATGATATAAATTTCAGAGGTTCCGTCAATGAGGATATTTCGAACAAAAAGAATAGCTGTTCTCAATTCACTGACATGATATATTTGATCAATCCTGAAAAGCCGCACTGGAAGTGTCCTGAGAGAGAATTTGTATCACCAACTAAGAAGCAAGATTCTAGAGTAACTGGTGTGGTTGATTATGATGACAGTGAGGATAAGCCTTTAGCTAGAGTTGAgaatgataataatttttctgCTGCTGGAGAAAGTTGCAAGGGATCAGATATTCCTGTGCTAGATATTGTTTTTGTTCATGGCTTGCGTGGTGGTCCTTTTAAAACATGGCGCTTGGCTGACGACAAGTCATCAACTAAGTCTGGTCTTGTGGAGAAGATTGATGAAGAGGCTGGCAAACAAGGTACTTTCTGGCCAGGAGAATGGCTGTCGTCCGACTTTCCTTATGCCCGCATGTTCAGTCTGAGATACAAG ACAAATCTTACTCAGTGGTCTGGAGCAAGCCTACCTCTTCAG GAAGTAAGTGCTATGCTTTTACAGAAGCTTATTGCAGCAGGCATTGGAGATCGGCCAGTTGTATTTGTGACTCATAG CATGGGAGGACTGGTGGTCAAGCAGATGCTGCATCAAGCAAAAGCAAAACATAATGATGGCCTTGTCAAGAACACTGTTGGAGTT GTATTCTATAGCTGCCCGCATTTTGGCAGCAGGCTTGCAGACATGCCTTGGCGAATGGGTCTTGTGTTTCGCCCTGCACCTACA ATAGGTGAACTAAGAAGTGGATCTCCGAGATTAATAGAGCTAAACAATTTCATTCGTCAGCTTTACAAGAAAGGGGCActagatgttctcagtttctgTGAG ACCAAGGTGACCCCTATTGTGGAAGGCTATGGAGGATGGGCGTTCCGGATGGAAATAGTACCAATTGAATCAGCATATCCTGGATACGGGGAACTAGTT